The genomic segment TATCCGCAAATTATTCAGCGTCTTCCAAACATTTCTTATTGTTGAACATTTCTTAAGTTTAAAAATTTTTAGGAACATTAAAGTAAATGTGAGTTTTTTATAGTATAATTatagtatataatttttatagtaTAATTATAGTAAATAATTATAGTATAATTatagtataattatataaaatacttTAAACTTTTAGTATTGCTTCCAAAGAAAGTTCAAAACTTCATTAGCAGACACAAATAAACGAGAACAATACTAAGCAAAATTTCTAATTCCCAGAGGGCCTATCCTATACAAGTGTTTTTAAAACCAAACATCATAAAATTCCATACATATGCCTCTAAAACCGTAACAAGGACTGAAGTTACAATACATCGGCTTTGCGTAAAGATTGGATTATCCTTTACTTTAGGCCTCCTTGTTATGATTTTCTAGAGGAAGATATCTAACACCTGGACCTGCATTAGTTTATTAGAGCAAAAAATGCATATTCACATAAATAATGAGAGTCAAGTTATcttttaaataattctaaaacatggaaataattTGGCTCGAAATGGAAATTTAAGTATACTAATATTACATTAATTACTCAGTAATCATTAATCATTAGCTTGATTTCGCATTAATCATAGTTTTCAATTATTAGGTATTACATTTTGTTCAGTTTTAATTAAATGATTCACTCGTAGGACTCATACTTACAAGTAGACGTGCAGTGGAGGCAATCAACCGTGTTTCGAAAGAAGATATTAATATTCTGCAACTATGGAAGACTTTACCGGTATATTGCGTAGGACCAGCAACTGAATCTCTTGCCAAAAGTCACTTAGGTTCAGAAAACTGCTTTGGTAAAGAAACTGGTAATGCCAAACAGTTGGCAGATTTGTTAGTGTCCTCTGTCGCAAAGGAATCAAAGCCTTTGTTGTACCCTTGTAGTGAAATTGGACGAGATACAATCGAAAAGATTCTTAGTGAAAATGGTATAAAAGTTCATAAAAAAATTGTTTACAGGACCTTACCTAGTAAATCTTTGGAACATGATTTACTAGAGTTTATGGACAACGTGCCtaaaatatttgttttctttAGTCCTTCTACAGTAGAATACATAGTTAGTTTATTAAGAGAGAAATCTTATGATATCCGCAATGTAAAAGCAGTTGCTATTGGACCTGTGACTAGGCAAGCATTAATCGATGCTGGtcttaa from the Xylocopa sonorina isolate GNS202 chromosome 13, iyXylSono1_principal, whole genome shotgun sequence genome contains:
- the Uros1 gene encoding uroporphyrinogen III synthase 1; the encoded protein is MAPRYENVILCRGSSDNNDSQEAYARTLNAAGYSCESLTTLCFEFVNISELRACLLSPTSYYGLILTSRRAVEAINRVSKEDINILQLWKTLPVYCVGPATESLAKSHLGSENCFGKETGNAKQLADLLVSSVAKESKPLLYPCSEIGRDTIEKILSENGIKVHKKIVYRTLPSKSLEHDLLEFMDNVPKIFVFFSPSTVEYIVSLLREKSYDIRNVKAVAIGPVTRQALIDAGLKDFATANKPEPISLLEAIRDAEECETFEKFE